One Xyrauchen texanus isolate HMW12.3.18 chromosome 44, RBS_HiC_50CHRs, whole genome shotgun sequence DNA segment encodes these proteins:
- the zgc:171929 gene encoding putative transcription factor ovo-like protein 3 isoform X1, producing MPRAFLVKRKQAAGAGWQWKEPDSCISATSAVQTHSDADLESVPDTTLQSVHKRTPALESVRVSRTVDYGMERAQPQQAPQSSLPPPRPPSALTSAPQNKGCESAAVSEFLCSVCHKVFPLQRMLTRHLKCHSLIKRHPCRYCGKGFNDTFDLKRHMRTHTGIRPYRCELCEKAFTQRCSLESHLRKIHGVRQQYAYRQRRSKIFVCEDCGFTSNRPDEYFLHMRQQHPSSPALRRYYRKHMLETPAQHGIRPFMLYPAPGLYM from the exons ATGCCACGAGCGTTTCTGGTCAAGAGGAAACAGGCCGCGGGTGCCGGATGGCAGTGGAAAGAACCGGACTCCTGCATCAGTGCCACGTCAG cTGTACAGACACACAGTGACGCTGATCTAGAGTCAGTTCCCGACACCACTCTTCAGTCTGTTCATAAACGCACACCTGCTCTGGAGTCAGTCCGTGTTTCTCGTACTGTTGATTATGGGATGGAGAGAGCTCAACCTCAGCAGGCGCCTCAGagttctcttcctcctcctcgtcCTCCTTCTGCTTTAACATCAGCACCACAGAATAAG GGGTGCGAATCGGCCGCTGTCTCCGAGTTTCTGTGTTCTGTATGTCATAAAGTGTTTCCTCTGCAGCGCATGTTGACGCGTCACCTCAAGTGTCACAGTCTGATAAAGAGGCACCCGTGCAGATACTGCGGGAAAGGCTTCAACGACACCTTTGATCTGAAGAGACACATGAGGACTCACACAG GTATCCGCCCGTACCGGTGTGAGCTGTGTGAGAAAGCGTTCACCCAGCGCTGCTCTCTGGAGTCGCACCTGCGGAAGATCCACGGTGTCCGGCAGCAGTACGCGTACCGTCAGCGCCGCTCCAAGATCTTCGTGTGTGAGGACTGCGGCTTCACCTCCAACCGTCCGGACGAGTATTTCCTGCACATGCGCCAGCAGCACCCGAGCAGCCCGGCGCTCCGCCGCTACTACCGCAAACACATGCTGGAGACCCCCGCACAACACGGCATCCGCCCGTTCATGCTGTACCCCGCCCCGGGACTCTACATGTGA
- the zgc:171929 gene encoding putative transcription factor ovo-like protein 3 isoform X2 — protein MPRAFLVKRKQAAGAGWQWKEPDSCISATSAVQTHSDADLESVPDTTLQSVHKRTPALESVRVSRTVDYGMERAQPQQAPQSSLPPPRPPSALTSAPQNKRMLTRHLKCHSLIKRHPCRYCGKGFNDTFDLKRHMRTHTGIRPYRCELCEKAFTQRCSLESHLRKIHGVRQQYAYRQRRSKIFVCEDCGFTSNRPDEYFLHMRQQHPSSPALRRYYRKHMLETPAQHGIRPFMLYPAPGLYM, from the exons ATGCCACGAGCGTTTCTGGTCAAGAGGAAACAGGCCGCGGGTGCCGGATGGCAGTGGAAAGAACCGGACTCCTGCATCAGTGCCACGTCAG cTGTACAGACACACAGTGACGCTGATCTAGAGTCAGTTCCCGACACCACTCTTCAGTCTGTTCATAAACGCACACCTGCTCTGGAGTCAGTCCGTGTTTCTCGTACTGTTGATTATGGGATGGAGAGAGCTCAACCTCAGCAGGCGCCTCAGagttctcttcctcctcctcgtcCTCCTTCTGCTTTAACATCAGCACCACAGAATAAG CGCATGTTGACGCGTCACCTCAAGTGTCACAGTCTGATAAAGAGGCACCCGTGCAGATACTGCGGGAAAGGCTTCAACGACACCTTTGATCTGAAGAGACACATGAGGACTCACACAG GTATCCGCCCGTACCGGTGTGAGCTGTGTGAGAAAGCGTTCACCCAGCGCTGCTCTCTGGAGTCGCACCTGCGGAAGATCCACGGTGTCCGGCAGCAGTACGCGTACCGTCAGCGCCGCTCCAAGATCTTCGTGTGTGAGGACTGCGGCTTCACCTCCAACCGTCCGGACGAGTATTTCCTGCACATGCGCCAGCAGCACCCGAGCAGCCCGGCGCTCCGCCGCTACTACCGCAAACACATGCTGGAGACCCCCGCACAACACGGCATCCGCCCGTTCATGCTGTACCCCGCCCCGGGACTCTACATGTGA
- the thrsp gene encoding mid1-interacting protein 1-B-like, giving the protein MQSADAKFNRRSLSQALRHYSTEVHNMEQTVLLPSLLRDVPSGGFTDCDAAENSSDLYENYLLLKAVKSTVESGLFAHNDAKAKSHASLHEGLEPLLEADPEALFHFHLRGLFTVMAALTNKSQSLTEKYLDIIGISR; this is encoded by the coding sequence ATGCAGTCTGCTGATGCCAAATTCAACCGAAGATCCTTGTCTCAAGCCCTGCGACATTACAGCACAGAAGTGCACAACATGGAACAGACCGTCCTGCTTCCCAGTCTCCTAAGAGATGTGCCGTCTGGAGGTTTTACGGACTGTGACGCTGCGGAGAACAGCAGCGACCTGTACGAGAACTATCTGCTTCTGAAAGCCGTCAAGAGCACAGTGGAGAGCGGTCTGTTCGCCCACAACGATGCCAAGGCTAAGAGCCACGCCAGCCTGCACGAAGGCCTGGAGCCCCTGCTGGAGGCCGACCCAGAGGCACTGTTCCACTTCCATCTGCGAGGTCTGTTCACCGTCATGGCGGCGCTCACAAACAAGTCTCAGAGCTTGACGGAGAAATACTTGGACATCATCGGGATCAGCCGTTAG